One stretch of Pandoraea oxalativorans DNA includes these proteins:
- the rsmB gene encoding 16S rRNA (cytosine(967)-C(5))-methyltransferase RsmB → MFVCRTPMPQPSLPTESLAYVLQRAAQVVESVQKGTALPQALTQATAQCAPTVRAATQDLAYRAVRRLGSSRALLAVLVKPALQARVRDILLCALALLQDDAEGAAYTEFTVVDQAVEAIAAQRRTAAAKGLANAVLRRFLRERAALMAQIETQPEARWNYPAWWIDTVRRAYPDQWETLLAAGNGRGPMTLRVNTRRIGVDAMQEALTQAGMEAEVIGPGALRLAQAVPVDRLPGFADGWVSVQDAGAQLAAPLVLGEHPTPGMRVLDACAAPGGKTGHLLEMADVQVTALESDRTRVPRIYENLERLGLEADVRIGDAGNPSKWSGGGWDGVPFDRILADVPCSAAGIVRRHPDIRWLRREADIAALVEEQRRILLALWETLAVGGELIYATCSVFPAENEQQAQWFERVCTDAVRLDAPGQLLMTPGGAHDGFYYARFQKR, encoded by the coding sequence ATGTTTGTTTGTAGAACGCCCATGCCGCAACCGAGTCTGCCCACCGAATCCCTGGCCTATGTGCTGCAACGCGCCGCACAGGTCGTCGAATCCGTCCAGAAGGGGACCGCATTGCCGCAGGCGCTGACGCAAGCCACCGCCCAGTGCGCACCGACCGTGCGTGCCGCCACGCAGGATCTCGCCTACCGTGCCGTGCGACGTCTGGGCAGCAGCCGCGCGCTGCTCGCCGTGCTCGTCAAGCCGGCCTTGCAGGCACGCGTGCGCGACATCCTGCTGTGTGCCCTCGCGTTGCTGCAAGACGATGCCGAAGGCGCTGCGTACACCGAATTCACGGTCGTCGACCAGGCGGTCGAAGCCATTGCGGCGCAGCGTCGTACGGCGGCGGCGAAGGGGCTGGCCAACGCAGTGCTGCGACGTTTCTTGCGTGAGCGCGCTGCGTTGATGGCGCAGATCGAGACGCAACCCGAAGCGCGCTGGAATTACCCGGCGTGGTGGATCGACACCGTGCGTCGTGCCTATCCCGACCAATGGGAGACGCTGCTGGCCGCTGGCAATGGCCGGGGGCCGATGACGCTGCGCGTGAACACGCGTCGTATCGGCGTGGACGCCATGCAAGAGGCGCTGACGCAGGCTGGCATGGAGGCCGAAGTCATTGGCCCGGGGGCGCTGCGTCTGGCGCAGGCGGTGCCGGTGGATCGTCTGCCCGGTTTCGCCGACGGATGGGTCTCGGTGCAGGATGCCGGTGCGCAACTGGCCGCACCGCTGGTACTCGGCGAGCATCCGACGCCGGGCATGCGTGTGCTGGACGCCTGCGCAGCCCCTGGCGGCAAGACCGGCCACCTCCTGGAAATGGCGGACGTGCAGGTCACGGCGCTCGAATCGGACCGCACGCGCGTGCCGCGCATCTACGAGAACCTCGAACGTCTTGGGCTGGAGGCGGATGTGCGCATCGGCGATGCGGGCAATCCGTCGAAATGGTCCGGCGGGGGATGGGACGGCGTGCCGTTCGACCGTATTCTGGCCGACGTGCCGTGCTCGGCGGCGGGCATCGTGCGCCGCCATCCGGACATTCGCTGGTTGCGTCGCGAGGCCGACATTGCCGCGCTGGTCGAAGAGCAGCGCCGGATCCTGCTTGCGCTGTGGGAGACGCTGGCCGTGGGCGGCGAACTGATCTATGCGACGTGCTCCGTCTTCCCGGCGGAAAACGAGCAGCAAGCGCAATGGTTTGAACGTGTTTGCACAGATGCGGTACGATTGGACGCTCCCGGGCAATTGCTGATGACCCCTGGCGGCGCCCACGATGGCTTCTACTACGCTCGCTTCCAGAAACGGTGA